In one window of Camelina sativa cultivar DH55 chromosome 15, Cs, whole genome shotgun sequence DNA:
- the LOC104747571 gene encoding serine/threonine-protein kinase/endoribonuclease IRE1a translates to MPPRCCFLRHLFFLLLVLSPWTPSCGGAADESTYPLAVTRVDFRSLQEFINEPSKPTTSRGHTQPTEPNTNFVVDRDGKVSLKQQASKQTIWSFSTGSPLYSLYQAPLGANNNTENATEISRPLIIVDYVDSSTAATVDGYHNWAVGDFFRQKPLVTDGGVTLGSETTTAYLVDGESGRLIHVYKSTHSSEDTKLNNALVKPTSNVDFLKLPLLIRRTDSKLEHFGNATGKLAWNFTVSHFRAAFLCDPVFNSGYDLGPRIQTGIYMPLPCGSQIDVPGPELVIRVPYDEPMKVKMLHLESENSIMLSERSIEARKLQEQHGQEHGYVFGKVFEWSFVKLLVPLVLLGVVVSVFIKRFSSRGSDFSLKSGPSKKKKNRRSGNRQSVPHGQDQFELIEGGQMLLGFNNFQSGPTPGRKIGKLFVSSKEIAKGSNGTVVFEGIYEGRPVAVKRLVRSHHEVAFKEIQNLIASDQHSNIIRWYGVEYDQDFVYLSLERCTCSLDDLIKSYLEYSMTKILGNNESTEAVASYKIQLDSLEGVIKGNNFWNVGGRPSPFMLNLMRDMVYGVVHLHKLGIVHRDLKPQNVLISKEMTAKLSDMGISKRMSRDMSSLGQLATGSGSSGWQAPEQLLQGRQTRAVDMFSLGCVIFYTITGCKHPFGDDLERDVNIVKNKVDLFLVEHVPEASDLISRLLDPNPDLRPSATEVVVHPMFWDSETRLSFLRDASDRVELENREADSEILKAMESTAPVAIGGKWDEKLEPDFITNLGSYRRYKYDSIRDLLRVIRNKLNHYRELPPEIQELVGTVPEGYDEYFAVRFPKLLIEVYKVISLHCKEEEVFRKYFKCNII, encoded by the exons ATGCCGCCGAGATGCTGTTTCCTCCGCCATCTATTCTTCTTACTACTGGTTCTCTCACCATGGACGCCTTCTTGCGGCGGCGCTGCCGACGAGTCGACGTATCCGCTCGCTGTAACTCGTGTCGACTTCAGAAGTTTACAAGAATTCATTAA TGAACCTTCAAAGCCAACAACAAGTAGAGGACATACACAGCCAACAGAGCCAAATACCAACTTTGTTGTTGATCGTGATGGGAAAGTGTCTTTAAAGCAGCAAGCATCAAAGCAAACAATATGGTCCTTCTCAACAGGATCCCCATTGTATTCGTTATATCAGGCTCCTCTAGGTGCTAATAACAACACAGAAAATGCTACTGAGATAAGTCGTCCTTTGATAATAGTAGATTATGTGGACAGCTCTACGGCGGCTACGGTTGATGGCTATCATAATTGG GCAGTTGGGGACTTTTTTAGGCAGAAGCCACTTGTAACGGATGGTGGTGTGACTCTTGGGTCAGAAACAACTACTGCCTATTTGGTTGATGGTGAATCAGGGAGGCTAATCCATGTTTACAAATCAACCCATTCTTCTGAAGATACTAAACTTAATAATGCTCTGGTGAAGCCCACTAGCAATGTAGATTTCCTGAAGCTACCTCTTCTTATCAGGCGAACAGATTCCAAACTAGAGCATTTTGGTAATGCCACTGGAAAGCTTGCGTGGAATTTTACGGTTTCTCACTTCAGAGCTGCTTTTCTATGTGACCCAGTTTTCAATTCAGGCTATGACCTCGGTCCTAGAATTCAAACTGGAATCTATATGCCATTGCCATGTGGATCACAAATTGACGTTCCTGGCCCAGAACTTGTTATTAGGGTCCCCTATGATGAGCCAATGAAAGTGAAAATGCTACACCTTGAGAGCGAAAACAGCATCATGCTTTCTGAAAGATCCATTGAAGCAAGGAAGTTACAAGAGCAACATGGGCAAGAACATGGATATGTGTTTGGAAAAGTTTTTGAATGGTCATTCGTTAAGTTATTGGTCCCTTTAGTGCTTCTGGGTGTTGTTGTCTCTGTTTTCATTAAAAGGTTTTCGTCGAGGGGTAGTGACTTTAGTTTGAAATCTGGAccttccaaaaagaaaaagaaccgtAGATCAGGGAATAGGCAGTCAGTTCCCCATGGCCAGGACCAGTTCGAGCTCATTGAAGGAGGTCAAATGTTACTAGGCTTCAATAACTTTCAAAGTGGTCCAACTCCTGGGCGAAAGATCGGTAAGTTGTTTGTGTCAAGTAAAGAAATCGCTAAAGGAAGTAACGGAACTGTGGTGTTTGAGGGTATTTACGAAGGCCGGCCTGTAGCTGTAAAACGCCTTGTTCGATCTCATCATGAGGTTGCTTTCAAAGAGATTCAAAACCTCATTGCATCCGACCAACACTCTAACATCATCCGGTGGTATGGTGTGGAGTATGATCAAGATTTTGTATACCTTTCTCTAGAGCGTTGCACCTGCAGTTTAGATGATCTTATCAAATCCTATTTAGAGTATTCTATGACCAAAATACTAGGAAACAACGAATCTACTGAAGCAGTAGCTTCATATAAGATCCAACTGGATTCGTTGGAGGGAGTTATCAAAGGAAACAATTTTTGGAATGTCGGGGGCCGCCCGTCACCTTTCATGCTTAACCTAATGAG GGATATGGTGTATGGGGTTGTCCACTTACACAAATTGGGAATAGTTCATCGGGACTTGAAGCCACAAAATGTCTTAATTAGTAAAGAGATGACTGCTAAACTTTCTGATATGGGCATTAGCAAACGTATGTCTAGAGATATGTCATCATTGGGTCAACTTGCCACCg GTTCTGGTAGTTCGGGTTGGCAAGCACCAGAGCAGCTTCTACAAGGTCGTCAAACTCGTGCAGTGGACATGTTCAGTTTAGGTTGTGTCATCTTTTATACTATAACCGGTTGTAAGCATCCATTTGGAGATGATCTTGAACGAGATGTCAATATTGTGAAGAACAAAGTCGACCTATTTCTAGTAGAACACGTTCCAGAAGCTTCGGACCTCATATCTCGTTTGTTGGACCCAAATCCTGATTTACG TCCTAGTGCAACAGAAGTGGTGGTCCATCCTATGTTTTGGGACTCGGAGACGAGACTGTCTTTTCTTCGGGATGCCAGTGACCGAGTTGAGCTTGAAAATAGAGAAGCTGATTCTGAAATCTTGAAAGCAATGGAGAGTACAGCTCCAGTGGCTATAGGAGGGAAATGGGATGAAAAGCTAGAACCTGATTTCATCACAAACTTAGGGTCCTACCGACGTTACAAATACGACAGCATTCGCGATTTGTTACGAGTCATCAGGAACAAACTGAATCATTATCGTGAACTTCCACCAGAAATTCAG GAACTTGTCGGAACAGTTCCAGAAGGATACGATGAGTACTTTGCCGTACGGTTTCCGAAATTGTTGATTGAAGTCTACAAAGTCATCTCTCTGCACTGCAAGGAAGAGGAAGTATTCAGAAAGTACTTCAAATGCAACATCATCTAA